From the genome of Thermodesulfobacteriota bacterium, one region includes:
- a CDS encoding class I SAM-dependent methyltransferase, whose translation MAEAFLHYDQVASSYDQPRHHFFYSHLAEKLCILAREHVQPEVILDVGCGTGISTVEIVKHFPRAEITALDRSPSMLEMARKKKGDIRTVTFCYGHTKDLPVSEKRFDLIIANMSYHWLSPGDRRALRDALKENGVLVISFPLIMPFPKKEGNSLLLTIFRRLKEMQPAWHPFRGTRGLNWNEVVRSLPGLVPIRFERYCMEERFRRASDFLEVLRVRGVFFGFFGNKAAAAENIAGALLQKGEAISYAWPIGIAVFRREGLEKKQKTG comes from the coding sequence ATGGCTGAGGCATTTCTCCATTATGACCAGGTGGCCTCCTCCTACGATCAGCCCCGGCACCACTTTTTTTACAGTCACCTGGCGGAAAAACTATGTATCCTGGCGCGAGAACACGTTCAGCCGGAGGTAATCCTGGACGTTGGTTGCGGCACGGGCATCTCTACAGTAGAGATCGTTAAACATTTCCCCCGGGCCGAGATCACGGCGCTGGACCGATCCCCTTCCATGCTGGAGATGGCCAGAAAGAAGAAAGGAGATATAAGGACCGTCACATTCTGTTACGGACATACCAAAGACCTTCCGGTCTCTGAAAAAAGATTCGATCTCATTATAGCCAATATGTCCTACCACTGGTTGTCCCCTGGAGACCGGCGGGCCTTGAGAGATGCCCTGAAGGAAAACGGCGTCCTGGTCATCTCCTTTCCTTTGATCATGCCCTTTCCGAAAAAAGAGGGAAACAGCCTGCTTCTGACCATTTTTCGGAGACTGAAAGAGATGCAGCCGGCCTGGCATCCGTTTCGGGGTACACGCGGGCTAAACTGGAACGAGGTGGTAAGGAGTCTGCCGGGCCTGGTACCCATCCGCTTTGAACGATATTGTATGGAGGAGAGATTCCGCAGGGCAAGCGACTTTCTGGAAGTCCTCCGGGTGCGGGGCGTATTTTTTGGTTTCTTTGGGAATAAGGCTGCGGCGGCTGAAAATATTGCCGGGGCCTTGCTCCAGAAAGGCGAAGCGATCTCTTATGCCTGGCCTATAGGCATCGCCGTTTTCCGCCGCGAAGGCCTGGAGAAAAAGCAAAAGACGGGATAG